One stretch of Caldinitratiruptor microaerophilus DNA includes these proteins:
- a CDS encoding acyl-CoA carboxylase subunit beta produces the protein MAGGREQYHRQLAEQGKMFVRRRLERLFGPGGIEWEDGLFAEVQNPELPADAVVTGVGRVGDRRVAFAATDSTVKAGSMGPKSVEKILRIQETAMRLGIPILYLMDSAGARIVDQVRNFPGRRHGGRIFYNQVHMSGVVPQISVLFGPSPAGAAYIPAFSDVVIMVEGQASAYLGSPRMAEMAIGEKVTLEEMGGARMHCTVSGLGDFLVESEEEAIRLVQAYLSYMPSNWQELPPLAEPQPPEEGIDLETTVPADQNRPFDMYAFIRGLVDAGSFLEVKRLFAPELITGLARLGGQVVGVVANQPRVKGGTLFVDSADKGARFIWLCNAYNIPLLFLADVPGFMIGSAVERQGIIRHGAKMIAAVSEATVPKISVIVRKCYGAGLYAMAGPAFGTDAVLALPSAQVAVMGPEAAVNAVFYNDIQAIPDPDERRRFVAEQRERYARDIDIFRLAGELIVDDIVAPSELRDQLIRRFRALRGRRGTLPAKHCPVHPV, from the coding sequence ATGGCCGGCGGGCGTGAACAGTACCACCGTCAGCTCGCCGAGCAGGGCAAGATGTTCGTTCGCCGGCGCCTGGAGCGACTTTTCGGGCCCGGCGGCATCGAGTGGGAGGACGGCCTCTTCGCCGAGGTGCAGAACCCCGAGTTGCCGGCGGACGCGGTGGTCACTGGCGTCGGACGGGTCGGCGATCGCCGCGTCGCGTTCGCCGCGACGGATTCGACCGTCAAGGCCGGCTCCATGGGCCCCAAGTCCGTCGAGAAGATCCTGCGCATCCAGGAGACCGCGATGCGACTCGGCATCCCGATCCTCTACCTGATGGACTCGGCCGGCGCCCGCATCGTGGACCAGGTGCGCAACTTTCCGGGACGCAGGCACGGGGGGCGGATCTTCTACAACCAGGTGCACATGTCCGGCGTGGTTCCGCAGATCAGCGTCCTGTTCGGGCCGTCCCCGGCGGGGGCAGCATACATTCCGGCGTTCTCGGACGTCGTGATCATGGTCGAGGGCCAGGCGAGCGCCTACCTCGGGTCTCCCCGCATGGCGGAGATGGCCATCGGCGAGAAGGTCACCCTGGAGGAGATGGGCGGAGCCCGGATGCACTGCACGGTGAGCGGCCTGGGCGACTTCCTCGTCGAGTCGGAGGAGGAAGCCATCCGCCTGGTGCAGGCGTACCTCAGCTACATGCCGTCGAACTGGCAGGAGCTCCCACCCCTGGCGGAACCCCAACCGCCGGAGGAAGGGATCGACCTCGAGACGACCGTGCCCGCCGACCAGAACCGGCCGTTCGACATGTATGCCTTCATCCGGGGACTCGTGGACGCCGGCTCGTTCCTGGAGGTGAAACGGCTCTTCGCCCCCGAGTTGATCACGGGGCTGGCCCGCCTCGGGGGCCAGGTCGTCGGCGTCGTGGCGAACCAGCCGCGCGTGAAGGGGGGGACCCTGTTCGTCGATTCCGCGGACAAGGGGGCCCGGTTCATCTGGCTCTGCAACGCCTACAACATCCCTCTCCTGTTCCTCGCCGACGTCCCCGGCTTCATGATCGGGTCGGCGGTGGAGCGTCAGGGCATCATCCGTCACGGCGCCAAGATGATCGCCGCCGTCTCCGAGGCGACCGTGCCGAAGATCTCGGTGATCGTGCGAAAGTGCTACGGCGCCGGCCTGTACGCCATGGCTGGTCCGGCCTTCGGCACCGATGCGGTCCTGGCCTTGCCCTCGGCGCAGGTGGCGGTGATGGGGCCCGAGGCGGCCGTGAACGCGGTCTTCTACAACGACATCCAGGCCATCCCGGATCCCGACGAGCGCCGTCGCTTCGTCGCCGAGCAGAGGGAGCGGTACGCCAGGGACATCGACATCTTCCGCCTGGCGGGCGAGCTGATCGTGGACGACATCGTCGCTCCGTCCGAACTTCGCGACCAGTTGATCCGGCGGTTCCGGGCGCTGCGCGGCCGGCGAGGCACGCTGCCGGCGAAGCACTGCCCGGTACACCCCGTGTGA
- a CDS encoding acetyl-CoA carboxylase biotin carboxyl carrier protein subunit, whose protein sequence is MVVANMAGVVRTVLVKPGDTVAAGQDVIILESMKMEVPVPAASGGVVRHVKVREGDFVDEGDILVELE, encoded by the coding sequence ATGGTGGTCGCCAACATGGCCGGTGTTGTTCGCACCGTCCTGGTCAAGCCAGGCGATACGGTCGCCGCCGGACAGGACGTCATAATCCTCGAATCCATGAAGATGGAGGTTCCCGTACCGGCCGCGTCGGGCGGAGTGGTCCGCCACGTGAAGGTCCGGGAGGGTGACTTCGTCGACGAGGGGGACATCCTGGTCGAGCTGGAGTGA
- a CDS encoding spore germination protein — MRDRVALTGDLDRDVQALKHLIPADDLQDRRLVLGRGRGPEAALLYIEGLADPQVLNRDILGPLLGGLAGQSEGPAGAAAGAVTAAEAIARQCTSVSRIQASADPGRLAGALLDGEAVLLVGGSRTGAALQAAGGPDRPVEPPGVEASLRGPRDAFVESLVNNVALVRRRIRDRSLRVRILRVGRRSRTRVALLYLGDVARPELVREVRHRLETIDFDGILDAHQLAEMLGHEGRSPFPRVEKTERPDRTAAALFEGRVAVLVDVSPFALLVPVILLDSFQAPDDYYTLPALTAFVRIVRLLGWAVVTYLPALYVAVAQYNPDLVRTELTLFMQADRTGIPLTPVVEVIFLEFTMEMIHESLIRLPEKVGSAATIVGGLIIGQAAVQARLISSVVVIVVASSAIGSFTFPNAEMGLSWRLVKWLNIGAAALFGLHGLFIASLCLLAYLNSIDSFGAPYLAPISPHLPRDAARDTLHRMHWGRLRWRGSVFRPTDPDRAPRSVAQQQGLTPTSAPPGRLGPKGRGSP; from the coding sequence TTGCGCGACCGGGTCGCGCTGACCGGAGACCTCGATCGCGACGTCCAGGCCCTCAAGCACCTCATCCCCGCCGACGACCTCCAGGACCGGCGCCTCGTCTTGGGGCGGGGGCGCGGGCCGGAGGCGGCGCTCCTGTACATCGAGGGGCTTGCCGACCCGCAGGTCCTCAACCGGGACATCCTGGGCCCGCTCCTCGGCGGGCTGGCGGGCCAGAGCGAGGGTCCGGCGGGCGCGGCCGCCGGAGCCGTGACCGCGGCCGAGGCGATCGCCCGCCAGTGCACGTCCGTCTCCCGCATCCAGGCCAGCGCCGACCCGGGCCGGCTGGCCGGTGCGCTCCTGGACGGCGAGGCGGTGCTCCTGGTCGGCGGCAGCCGCACCGGGGCGGCGCTGCAGGCCGCCGGCGGCCCGGATCGTCCGGTCGAGCCGCCGGGCGTGGAGGCGAGCCTGCGGGGCCCCCGCGACGCATTCGTCGAGAGTCTCGTGAACAACGTCGCCCTCGTCCGCCGGCGGATCCGGGACCGGTCCCTCCGAGTCCGGATCTTGCGCGTGGGCAGGCGCAGCCGCACCCGCGTGGCGCTGCTGTACCTCGGGGACGTGGCCCGGCCGGAGCTCGTCCGGGAGGTGCGGCACCGGCTGGAGACCATCGACTTCGACGGGATCCTCGACGCGCACCAGCTGGCGGAGATGCTGGGGCACGAGGGCAGATCCCCCTTCCCACGTGTGGAGAAGACGGAACGCCCGGACCGAACGGCGGCCGCCCTCTTCGAGGGTCGGGTCGCGGTGCTGGTGGACGTGTCGCCCTTCGCCCTCCTGGTCCCGGTCATCTTGCTGGATTCGTTTCAGGCGCCGGACGACTACTACACGCTCCCCGCGCTGACGGCGTTCGTCCGCATCGTCCGTCTCCTCGGCTGGGCGGTGGTGACGTACCTGCCAGCGCTGTACGTGGCGGTGGCGCAGTACAACCCCGACTTGGTGCGCACCGAACTCACGCTGTTCATGCAGGCGGACCGCACGGGGATCCCCTTGACGCCGGTGGTCGAGGTGATCTTCCTGGAGTTCACCATGGAGATGATCCATGAATCGCTCATCCGCCTGCCCGAAAAGGTGGGTTCGGCGGCGACGATCGTGGGCGGCCTGATCATCGGCCAGGCGGCCGTGCAGGCCCGGCTCATCTCCAGCGTGGTGGTCATCGTGGTGGCGTCCTCGGCCATCGGTTCGTTCACGTTCCCGAACGCCGAGATGGGGCTGTCGTGGCGTCTGGTGAAGTGGCTCAACATCGGGGCGGCGGCGCTGTTCGGCCTGCACGGGCTGTTCATCGCCTCGCTTTGCCTCCTGGCCTACCTCAACAGCATCGACTCCTTCGGCGCGCCGTACCTGGCTCCGATCAGCCCGCACCTCCCGCGGGACGCCGCCCGTGACACGCTGCACCGGATGCACTGGGGGCGGCTCCGGTGGCGGGGATCGGTGTTCCGCCCGACCGACCCGGACCGCGCGCCCCGCAGCGTTGCGCAGCAACAAGGCCTGACGCCGACCTCCGCGCCACCCGGCCGTCTCGGTCCGAAGGGGCGTGGTTCGCCGTGA
- a CDS encoding Ger(x)C family spore germination protein — translation MNCRLQGCLRRVALAGALAVSSAGCWDLRTLDQRAFALLMAIDRQEGQWQLTAQIAVPGGQDRGGGAEGTPAAIELVSGRGNSLREALDDLRSRLHRELDTSHMDTVVIGEAAAREGLDRLLFLSRSLRVPVVASVAVSRGPAAEVTRARSPALNLPALFTARAFTGSFTRHPGVIPVPVWMLFNRLLPSPFQDPYAPGLVSREGQIDFAGVALFSGPRMVGWLDGHDAATLGVIRARRVVGSVSADVPAQDGQPGGRTVLRVVTGRIRYSADLRDGRPVLRLNASFHGDLDEAPPGLLRDAQGQARVEQALARESEARLESLLHRLQEIGSDPIGFGEDFRVRWPDSPFVRDKASWQAAYRQAEVEARVDISITSSGHRE, via the coding sequence GTGAACTGCCGCCTACAGGGGTGCCTGCGCCGCGTGGCCCTGGCCGGCGCGCTCGCCGTGTCGAGCGCCGGGTGCTGGGACCTGCGGACGCTCGACCAGCGGGCCTTCGCCCTGCTCATGGCAATCGACCGCCAGGAGGGACAGTGGCAACTCACGGCGCAGATCGCCGTACCGGGCGGACAGGACCGGGGAGGCGGCGCCGAGGGCACGCCCGCGGCCATCGAGCTCGTGTCCGGCAGGGGAAACTCGCTCCGGGAAGCGCTGGACGACCTCCGCAGCCGCCTGCACCGGGAACTGGACACGAGTCACATGGACACGGTGGTCATCGGCGAGGCGGCCGCGCGGGAGGGGCTCGACCGGCTCCTCTTCCTGAGCCGGTCGCTGCGCGTGCCCGTGGTGGCGTCCGTGGCCGTCAGCCGGGGCCCGGCCGCCGAGGTGACCCGGGCGCGCAGCCCGGCCCTCAACCTGCCGGCGCTCTTCACCGCCCGGGCCTTCACGGGCTCGTTCACGCGGCACCCCGGGGTCATCCCGGTACCCGTCTGGATGCTGTTCAACCGCCTCCTTCCGTCGCCGTTCCAGGACCCGTACGCCCCGGGCCTGGTCTCCCGCGAGGGGCAGATCGACTTCGCCGGGGTCGCCCTCTTCTCGGGCCCCCGCATGGTCGGGTGGCTGGACGGGCACGATGCGGCGACCCTCGGGGTGATCCGGGCGCGCCGGGTGGTCGGTTCGGTGAGTGCCGACGTGCCGGCACAGGATGGGCAGCCCGGCGGCCGCACCGTCCTGCGGGTGGTCACCGGCCGCATCCGGTACTCGGCCGACCTTCGGGACGGGCGACCGGTATTGCGCCTGAACGCGTCCTTCCACGGCGACCTCGATGAGGCGCCGCCGGGACTTCTTCGGGACGCTCAAGGGCAGGCGCGGGTCGAGCAGGCCCTGGCGCGCGAGTCCGAGGCGCGCCTGGAGAGCCTGCTCCACCGGCTGCAAGAGATCGGCAGCGATCCGATCGGGTTCGGGGAAGACTTCCGGGTACGGTGGCCCGACTCCCCGTTCGTGCGGGACAAGGCGTCCTGGCAGGCCGCCTACCGGCAGGCGGAAGTCGAGGCGCGGGTCGACATCTCGATCACCAGCTCGGGTCACCGGGAGTGA
- a CDS encoding spore germination protein, translating to MPGLAVEAGGRAAWMVAVLAGVTAWLAGLVVAGLSRRFAPVSVFRYAGVLVGPWLGKALGGAIVLTALVNAPVDLRVAVQALFGVFYQQTPPWVVVIISAVGALALVWWGPVRLARLQPLLLGIVGAVTMLQVPFLWQRSEWRLLLPVRFEDVAVGSRAFLAALGTFRLPLMLAWVVALLEEPHRALELYTKGFWLGWLLVFPMVAFPVAIFGPEGARELNNPFPYVLSIIRLPNFPVEKVDYLARLTYSLTALVVVALFYHMVAAGVGELTRTRRDRPVLALAAAASVLLTVWMLPDEPGERLSRAVLVATLALETGFVVLWALGRLRRPSPATLRRSTDGG from the coding sequence CTGCCCGGGCTGGCCGTCGAGGCGGGAGGACGCGCGGCCTGGATGGTCGCCGTGCTGGCCGGCGTGACCGCCTGGCTGGCGGGGCTGGTGGTGGCCGGCCTCAGCCGGCGCTTCGCCCCCGTCAGCGTGTTCCGCTACGCCGGCGTGCTGGTCGGGCCCTGGCTCGGGAAAGCCCTCGGCGGCGCCATCGTGCTCACGGCGTTGGTGAACGCGCCCGTGGACCTGCGCGTGGCGGTGCAGGCGCTGTTCGGCGTGTTCTACCAGCAAACGCCGCCGTGGGTCGTTGTCATCATCTCGGCCGTTGGCGCCCTCGCCCTCGTGTGGTGGGGCCCGGTGCGGCTGGCCCGGCTGCAGCCGCTCCTGCTCGGGATCGTCGGGGCGGTGACGATGCTGCAGGTGCCGTTCCTGTGGCAGCGCAGCGAGTGGCGGCTGCTCCTCCCCGTTCGGTTTGAGGACGTGGCCGTCGGGAGCCGGGCGTTCCTGGCGGCGCTCGGCACCTTCCGGCTTCCCCTCATGCTGGCCTGGGTGGTGGCGCTCCTGGAAGAACCGCACCGGGCGCTGGAGCTCTACACGAAGGGGTTCTGGCTGGGGTGGCTCCTCGTGTTCCCCATGGTGGCGTTCCCGGTCGCCATCTTCGGTCCGGAAGGGGCACGTGAACTGAACAACCCCTTTCCCTACGTGCTATCGATCATCCGCCTGCCCAACTTCCCGGTGGAGAAGGTCGACTACCTGGCGCGGCTTACCTACAGTCTCACCGCGCTCGTGGTGGTGGCGCTCTTCTACCACATGGTCGCCGCAGGTGTGGGAGAGCTGACGCGGACGCGGCGGGACCGGCCGGTTCTGGCCCTGGCGGCCGCCGCGTCGGTACTTCTCACGGTGTGGATGCTGCCGGACGAGCCCGGGGAGCGCCTCAGCCGGGCCGTCCTGGTCGCGACGCTTGCCCTGGAGACCGGGTTCGTCGTTCTCTGGGCGCTGGGCCGGCTGCGCCGCCCCTCCCCGGCGACCCTCCGCCGATCGACGGACGGGGGGTAG
- a CDS encoding DUF3870 domain-containing protein, translating to MGPSGKTVLVTGYAKAPQGTSMYEQYKYAGIVLEVETATHRVVDVEFTFVTQLARDFVRRLIVGYSLLDEVDEIVAVLNERYLAPSREAVVVALRAAAQRYQEHVKSRR from the coding sequence GTGGGCCCATCGGGCAAGACCGTCCTGGTCACCGGGTACGCGAAGGCCCCGCAGGGCACGTCGATGTACGAACAGTACAAGTACGCGGGGATCGTGCTGGAGGTCGAGACGGCGACGCACCGCGTGGTGGACGTCGAGTTCACCTTCGTGACGCAGCTGGCTCGGGACTTCGTGCGCCGTCTCATCGTGGGGTACTCCCTCCTGGATGAGGTCGACGAGATCGTCGCCGTGCTGAACGAACGGTACCTGGCCCCTTCACGGGAGGCGGTCGTGGTCGCGCTGCGGGCGGCCGCGCAGCGGTATCAGGAGCACGTCAAGTCCCGCAGGTGA
- a CDS encoding CoA transferase subunit A, producing MHSSKLRTAAEAVSAVRDGDTVMVGGFGLVGAPLTLIDALAASTAKDLTVISNNVGEPGRGLGVLLRQRRIRRAIGSFFTSNPEVAEAAGRGELEVELLPQGTLAEAIRAGGAGIAGFYTPTGAGTELARGRETRRIGDREYVFQPALTADVALIRAHVADEYGNLVYYKTARNFNPIMATAARHVIAEVDEVVPAGQLDPERIVTPHLYVDVLVIATHKLEGVPRGV from the coding sequence GTGCACTCGTCGAAGCTGCGGACGGCCGCGGAGGCCGTGTCCGCCGTCCGTGACGGGGACACGGTCATGGTCGGGGGCTTCGGGTTGGTCGGGGCTCCCCTGACCCTCATCGACGCACTGGCTGCCTCAACGGCGAAGGACCTGACGGTCATCAGCAACAACGTGGGGGAGCCCGGGCGGGGCCTGGGTGTGCTGCTGCGCCAGCGGCGCATCCGCCGGGCGATCGGCTCGTTCTTCACCAGCAACCCGGAGGTGGCCGAGGCGGCCGGCCGGGGCGAGCTGGAGGTCGAGCTGCTGCCCCAGGGGACGCTGGCCGAGGCCATCCGGGCTGGCGGCGCAGGTATCGCCGGGTTCTACACCCCCACCGGGGCGGGTACGGAGCTGGCGAGGGGTCGGGAGACCCGGCGGATCGGCGACCGGGAGTACGTGTTCCAGCCGGCCCTCACGGCGGACGTGGCCCTCATCCGGGCGCACGTGGCCGACGAGTACGGCAACCTCGTGTACTACAAGACGGCCCGGAACTTCAACCCGATCATGGCCACGGCGGCCCGCCACGTCATCGCGGAGGTCGACGAGGTCGTGCCGGCGGGTCAGCTGGACCCCGAGCGGATCGTCACCCCGCACCTCTACGTCGACGTCCTCGTGATCGCCACTCACAAGCTCGAGGGGGTGCCACGGGGTGTCTGA
- a CDS encoding 3-oxoacid CoA-transferase subunit B, with protein sequence MSEDVRWRIARRAALELRPGDVVNLGVGIPTLVADCLPPGLTVFLHTENGMLGVGPSPAPGSEDPYLINAGKQPVTELPGASYFHSADSFAMIRGGHIDVAILGALQVDERGRVANWAVPGRSVLGVGGAMDLLTGARRVIVTMTHTGPGGEPKLVPECTYPITSVRPVDVVVTDLAVFRWVNREGLVLTEVAPGVTVDDVRARTAARFRVAQEIQPWQEVPGVA encoded by the coding sequence GTGTCTGAGGACGTGCGCTGGCGCATCGCCCGGCGGGCCGCTCTGGAACTGCGCCCCGGGGACGTGGTGAACCTGGGGGTCGGAATCCCGACCCTCGTGGCCGACTGCCTGCCCCCCGGCCTGACCGTCTTCCTCCACACGGAGAACGGGATGCTGGGGGTGGGCCCGTCGCCGGCGCCGGGCTCGGAGGATCCCTACCTCATCAACGCCGGCAAGCAGCCCGTGACGGAGTTGCCGGGCGCCTCCTACTTCCACAGCGCGGACTCGTTCGCCATGATCCGCGGCGGCCACATCGACGTGGCCATCCTGGGCGCGCTGCAGGTGGACGAGCGGGGGCGCGTCGCGAACTGGGCCGTTCCGGGCCGGTCGGTGCTTGGCGTGGGCGGGGCGATGGATCTGTTGACCGGCGCGCGGCGGGTCATCGTGACCATGACCCACACCGGGCCCGGAGGGGAGCCCAAGCTGGTCCCCGAGTGCACCTATCCCATCACCTCCGTGCGCCCCGTGGACGTGGTGGTCACCGACCTCGCGGTTTTCCGCTGGGTCAACCGGGAGGGCCTGGTGCTCACCGAGGTCGCTCCGGGCGTCACGGTCGACGACGTGCGGGCCCGCACGGCCGCCCGGTTTCGCGTTGCCCAGGAGATCCAACCCTGGCAGGAGGTGCCCGGCGTTGCGTGA
- a CDS encoding thiolase family protein, whose protein sequence is MVIVSAVRTAVGRLGGVFKDVPPEVLAARVITAALERAGVPGEMVEEVIMGQAKQTQDAANLARVAALKAGLPVEVPAYTVNRQCGSGMQAVHNAAQAIACGLIDVAVAGGVESMSTAPFYLRGARFGLGSGNAVLADPNTESQPGSQPQETYGRLTMGMTAEILAERYGISREEQDRFALASHEKALAAIAAGAFKDEIVPVPVTAGKGETVLVDTDEHPRQTSLDALARLKPAFKPDGTVTAGNASGRNDGASAMVVMSAQRARELGLRPLAYIRGQAVAGVSPEVMGLGPVPATRKVLERTGLRLDQMDLVEINEAFAAQTLAVLRELPVDPARLNVRGGAIALGHPIGNSGARILVTLVHALRQTGGRYGLATLCIAGGQGIATVVEAAG, encoded by the coding sequence GTGGTGATCGTCTCGGCTGTCCGCACCGCCGTGGGGCGGCTCGGAGGCGTGTTCAAGGACGTGCCTCCGGAGGTGCTGGCCGCCCGCGTCATCACTGCCGCCCTGGAGCGGGCCGGCGTGCCGGGGGAGATGGTCGAGGAGGTGATCATGGGCCAGGCCAAGCAGACCCAGGATGCGGCCAACCTGGCCCGGGTGGCGGCGCTGAAGGCGGGCCTGCCGGTTGAAGTGCCGGCCTACACCGTGAACCGGCAGTGCGGCTCCGGCATGCAGGCGGTCCACAACGCCGCGCAGGCCATCGCCTGCGGGCTCATCGACGTTGCCGTCGCGGGCGGGGTCGAGAGCATGAGCACTGCCCCCTTCTACCTGCGCGGGGCGCGCTTCGGCCTTGGCTCGGGCAACGCGGTGCTGGCGGACCCCAACACGGAGAGCCAGCCCGGGTCGCAGCCCCAGGAGACGTACGGCCGGCTGACCATGGGGATGACGGCAGAGATCCTCGCCGAGCGGTACGGCATCTCCCGGGAGGAGCAGGACCGCTTCGCGCTGGCCAGCCATGAGAAGGCGCTGGCGGCCATCGCCGCCGGGGCCTTCAAGGACGAGATCGTCCCGGTTCCGGTGACCGCCGGCAAGGGCGAGACCGTCCTGGTGGACACCGACGAGCATCCCCGGCAGACGAGCCTGGATGCCCTCGCCCGCCTCAAGCCGGCGTTCAAGCCCGACGGCACGGTCACCGCCGGCAACGCGTCGGGGCGGAACGACGGCGCCAGCGCGATGGTCGTGATGTCCGCCCAGCGGGCGAGGGAACTGGGGCTGCGGCCGCTCGCCTACATCCGCGGACAGGCCGTGGCGGGGGTGTCGCCCGAGGTGATGGGCCTGGGCCCGGTCCCGGCCACCCGGAAGGTACTCGAGCGGACGGGGCTGCGGCTCGACCAGATGGACCTGGTCGAGATCAACGAGGCCTTTGCCGCCCAGACGCTGGCCGTCCTGCGCGAACTCCCGGTCGACCCTGCCCGGCTCAACGTGCGCGGCGGGGCGATCGCCCTGGGCCACCCGATCGGGAATTCGGGGGCCCGCATCCTGGTTACGCTCGTTCACGCCCTGCGCCAGACCGGCGGGCGTTACGGCCTGGCCACGCTGTGCATCGCCGGGGGCCAGGGCATCGCCACCGTCGTCGAGGCAGCGGGCTGA
- a CDS encoding ABC transporter substrate-binding protein, with amino-acid sequence MHGLSKGRGFWGGRSSRRVLLAAALSVALLAAGCGGGGGAGTAGSGQKAPAGGGSASAEVTYPSEVTIGALVPLTGTGASYGVLDSNGANLAVEQLNAKGGVKGIKIKIEYEDHQAKPQVAITGFNRLVDVHKVPYVLSSYSSVTLAVAPLADEKKVVVMNGGGQSDNLAGAAKYLFNDIPLVGFEARSLAQYLVKERGVKTAAIIFANDDGGRSSLKAFKEAFTQAGGTIVAEEASELGGSDFRPQLAKIKSKNADVMFIATYGRDTAVIIKQAREVGVPGVYANTSWSVIPDVFKLPEAEGLLFTALHFTPEAGFAEAYKAKYGEDPALYSLTFYDGVMIFAKALEWVVDHKLPLNGESIYKAIKEIRTFPGGAGPVTFADDGTSTKDVAIRVLKNGKGEDVKILKAGQ; translated from the coding sequence ATGCATGGTCTGAGCAAGGGGCGTGGGTTTTGGGGTGGCCGTTCTTCTCGCCGGGTCCTGCTGGCCGCCGCGCTCTCGGTCGCGCTGCTGGCTGCCGGCTGCGGCGGTGGTGGGGGCGCCGGGACGGCGGGGTCCGGTCAGAAAGCGCCGGCCGGAGGGGGTTCCGCCTCCGCCGAGGTGACGTACCCGTCCGAGGTGACCATCGGGGCCCTGGTTCCGCTCACGGGCACGGGGGCCTCGTACGGTGTGCTCGACTCGAACGGCGCCAACCTGGCCGTGGAGCAGCTCAACGCCAAAGGCGGCGTGAAGGGGATCAAGATCAAGATCGAGTACGAGGACCACCAGGCCAAGCCGCAGGTGGCGATCACGGGCTTCAACCGGCTCGTCGACGTGCACAAGGTGCCGTACGTTCTGTCCAGCTACTCCAGCGTCACGCTGGCGGTCGCGCCCCTCGCCGACGAAAAGAAGGTTGTCGTGATGAACGGTGGTGGCCAGAGCGATAACCTCGCCGGCGCGGCGAAGTACTTGTTCAACGACATCCCGCTGGTGGGCTTCGAGGCCCGGTCGCTGGCCCAGTACCTGGTCAAGGAGCGCGGCGTCAAGACGGCGGCGATCATCTTTGCCAACGACGACGGGGGCCGCTCGAGCCTCAAGGCGTTCAAGGAAGCGTTCACCCAGGCCGGCGGCACGATCGTTGCCGAGGAGGCCAGCGAGCTCGGCGGCAGCGATTTCCGGCCGCAGCTGGCGAAGATCAAGTCCAAGAACGCGGACGTCATGTTCATCGCCACGTACGGGCGGGACACGGCCGTCATCATCAAGCAGGCGCGGGAGGTCGGGGTCCCTGGGGTCTACGCCAACACGTCCTGGTCCGTGATCCCCGACGTGTTCAAGCTGCCGGAGGCAGAGGGGCTCCTGTTCACGGCCCTGCACTTCACCCCGGAGGCGGGGTTTGCTGAGGCGTACAAGGCCAAGTATGGCGAGGACCCGGCTCTCTACTCCCTCACGTTCTATGACGGCGTCATGATCTTCGCCAAGGCCCTGGAGTGGGTGGTGGACCACAAGTTGCCGCTCAACGGCGAGAGCATCTACAAGGCCATCAAGGAGATCCGTACCTTCCCCGGCGGCGCTGGCCCGGTGACCTTTGCCGACGACGGCACCAGCACGAAGGACGTGGCCATCCGTGTGCTCAAGAACGGGAAGGGTGAGGATGTGAAGATCCTCAAGGCGGGTCAGTAG
- a CDS encoding branched-chain amino acid ABC transporter permease, with the protein MDLTLQLLWTGLALGGIYSMLAMGFTLIYGTTRQFHVAHGGIFTVAGYVGYIVAERLALGLVPALVVAVMAAGLGGLAVYEGVYRPLVRRGATPLVVFIASLGLLYTLDNLCALLFGQDPLVVETDLKVPWSLGSVSVTPLQVVTVAVGLAVFGAAEAILRWTSAGKALRGVADSPEMAQIVGVDVRKAYRLAYVMGSAIAAPAALLIAADAGITPFRGSLLVLLSAVIMIMGGLGSLPGALLAGFSVALAESLSVSVVSAEWSAALVFTVFMVFIVVRPTGFFGDKVTSAKL; encoded by the coding sequence GTGGACCTGACCCTTCAGCTCCTCTGGACTGGCCTTGCCCTGGGCGGTATCTACAGCATGCTCGCCATGGGCTTCACGCTCATCTATGGCACCACCCGACAGTTCCATGTAGCCCATGGTGGCATCTTCACGGTGGCCGGGTACGTGGGTTACATCGTTGCAGAGCGCCTGGCTCTTGGTTTGGTACCTGCCCTGGTGGTTGCGGTGATGGCCGCGGGCCTCGGTGGGCTAGCCGTGTACGAGGGGGTGTACCGCCCGCTCGTGCGCCGGGGCGCCACGCCGCTCGTGGTGTTCATCGCTTCCCTGGGACTCCTCTATACGCTAGATAACCTGTGCGCTCTCCTCTTCGGCCAGGACCCCCTCGTGGTGGAGACCGACCTGAAGGTACCATGGTCCCTGGGGAGCGTGTCGGTCACGCCGCTCCAGGTTGTCACCGTCGCGGTCGGGCTCGCGGTTTTTGGCGCCGCAGAGGCCATTCTGCGGTGGACCTCGGCGGGCAAGGCGCTACGCGGGGTGGCCGACTCGCCGGAGATGGCGCAGATCGTCGGAGTCGATGTCCGCAAGGCGTACCGCCTGGCCTACGTCATGGGGTCGGCAATCGCCGCCCCTGCGGCCCTCCTGATCGCCGCTGACGCCGGCATCACGCCGTTCCGGGGCAGCCTCCTGGTGCTCCTCTCTGCTGTCATCATGATCATGGGCGGTCTGGGGAGCCTCCCCGGAGCGCTGCTGGCCGGGTTTTCCGTGGCGCTGGCGGAGAGTCTCTCGGTTTCTGTTGTGTCTGCCGAATGGTCGGCAGCACTCGTGTTCACGGTGTTCATGGTCTTCATCGTGGTGCGGCCCACCGGCTTTTTCGGCGACAAGGTGACATCCGCCAAGCTGTGA